TAATACTTGGTTAGATATTTGTGTGTGAAGTCAACAAATAATAATCTAACACAAATTAGCACTGTTCAGTTCTAATGCAGAAGGAAAGGAGACAAAGCGGCATTGTGAATCGATAGAGTTCTTTAGAATTTACACTAATTTGAGATAACTAGAAGTCTACATTGGCAGAAATTTATACAtctaaatgtctgaaaatatggaAGTGGTTAGAAGTTACAACAAACTGGCAAGTAGAAGTGACCTAGTCAGTATAAGGAAATCATAAAACCTAAGTCAGATACATCAGTTTATCAGACTATGATTGCCACTTTtgtaaaacttaaaatttaacatacaaaaatttttaagagtGAAAAGGGAACTAGATAACATTTATTCATGTTGTGACCATCTTTCTGTTAATGTAGGAGGGTCTAGATTTTGAGGTTCATTTTTTCCTACAAAAATTCTCAGATTTGTTGTGACATAATATTTAGTGACTTTACTGTTAGAATATACTTCTtcccaggactttcctggtaggaTACGATAGTGGTTAAGATTTCGCCttccaccctggaggagggcatggcaacccactccagtatccttgcctgggccctggacagaggagcctggcaggctacagtccagagttgcaaagagtcaaaagcgacttagcacccatgcatactctatttaaagaaaaaaaagacttccaatgcagggggtgttgGTTCCATCCGTAGTTAGAGAGCTAAGATGAAACAGAAGtggtattgtaacaaattcaataaagacattaaaaatggtccacatcaaaatatacctatttttaaaaaagaatatacccCTTCCCTGTAGTAGATGAATATTTGATAGTCTCAAAGAGAGCATATGATTTGGAAAAAATTAATTGATGTATAAATTGATATTAGTTTACTTGCAGAACTGTTAATGCACTTTTCTCAGTctgtgattttttgtttgtttttttccttacagCAAAGTATCCAGAGATAAAATCCTTAATGAAACCTGATTCCAACTTGATATGGATTGTAATTATGATGGTTCTCACTCAGTTTGTTGCATTTTACTTAGTAAAGGACTTAGACTGGAAATGGGTCCTGTTTTGGGCATATGCCTTTGGCAGCTGCATTAATCATTCAATGACTCTGGCTATTCATGAAGTTTCCCACAACAGTGCCTTTGGCCATTGCAAAGCTATGTGGAATCGTTGGTTTGGAATATTTGCCAATCTCCCTATTGGTGTCCCATATTCAATTTCCTTTAAGAGATACCACATGGATCATCATCGATACCTCGGAGGCGACGGCATTGATGTGGACATTCCAACTGACTTTGAAGGCTGGTTCTTCTGTACTACTTTCAGAAAGTTTATATGGGTCATCCTTCAGCCTCTCTTTTATGCTTTTCGACCTCTGTTCATCAACCCCAAACCAATCTCTTATCTGGAAATAATCAATACTGTGATTCAGATCACTTTTGACATCGTGATTTACTATGTTTTGGGAGTTAAATCTTTAGTCTACATGTTGGCAGCCTCCTTACTTGGCCTAGGTTTGCACCCGATTTCTGGACATTTTATTGCTGAACATTATATGTTCTTAAAGGGACATGAAACTTACTCATATTAT
The sequence above is drawn from the Dama dama isolate Ldn47 chromosome 14, ASM3311817v1, whole genome shotgun sequence genome and encodes:
- the DEGS1 gene encoding sphingolipid delta(4)-desaturase DES1, which gives rise to MGNRVSREDFEWVYTDQPHATRRQEILAKYPEIKSLMKPDSNLIWIVIMMVLTQFVAFYLVKDLDWKWVLFWAYAFGSCINHSMTLAIHEVSHNSAFGHCKAMWNRWFGIFANLPIGVPYSISFKRYHMDHHRYLGGDGIDVDIPTDFEGWFFCTTFRKFIWVILQPLFYAFRPLFINPKPISYLEIINTVIQITFDIVIYYVLGVKSLVYMLAASLLGLGLHPISGHFIAEHYMFLKGHETYSYYGPLNLLTFNVGYHNEHHDFPNIPGKSLPLVRKIAAEYYDSLPHYNSWIKVLYDFVTDDTISPYSRMKRHRKGNEVQE